In Proteiniborus ethanoligenes, the genomic stretch ATTATTGTAATACTCTATATAATCAACAATAGCAGTTTCTAATTCGGAGTATGAATTGAATCTTCTAAGGTAATACATTTCAGATTTTAACATGCCCCAGAATGCTTCCATAGGTCCATTATCAATGCATCTTGACACTCTGGACATGCTTTGTATCATACC encodes the following:
- a CDS encoding IS3 family transposase → GMIQSMSRVSRCIDNGPMEAFWGMLKSEMYYLRRFNSYSELETAIVDYIEYYNNHRYQRRLKCMTPIEYRNYLQNKVA